A window of Ananas comosus cultivar F153 linkage group 4, ASM154086v1, whole genome shotgun sequence contains these coding sequences:
- the LOC109709061 gene encoding uncharacterized protein LOC109709061, which yields MEAWLSAMEALFEDIYTLEKDKVLLVAHCLEGPARSWWTRVKGGRSLDPATMTWEAFREILLMEHLPESDKWKIKEDFRKLRQGSRTVREYEREFSHMVNCVLGLVHGDRDRAEVFERGLRPEIFKMVQALRLKTYEEVLDRALWIERGNAIAREEREAFEKDKEKSKKRPAGGSAGQSSSKRPPRHPRSQWRQDKSQTRSQMSSFPCVICGGNHRPSECSQHDGRCFRCGQAGHMRWDCPGGTSPAPSAASAQYAPRQLAGLPPVMSAGRASSP from the coding sequence ATGGAGGCGTGGCTTTCTGCGATGGAGGCGTTAttcgaggacatctacaccctcgagaaggacaaggttcTGTTGGTGGCTCACTGTTTAGAGGGGCCGGCTCGATCGTGGTGGACGAGAGTGAAGGGTGGTCGGTCCTTGGATCCGGCTACTATGACTTGGGAGGCGTTCCGGGAGATTCTGCTAATGGAGCACCTTCCGGAAAGTGACAAATGGAAGATCAAAGAGGActttcgcaagttgaggcaggGAAGCCGAACGGTGCGTGAATATGAAAGGGAATTCTCGCACATGGTTAACTGCGTTCTCGGCTTGGTTCATGGTGACCGAGATCGGGCGGAGGTCttcgagcgcgggttgcggCCGGAGATATTCAAGATGGTTCAGGCGCTTCGGCTAAAGACCTATGAAGAGGTGCTGGATCGTGCGCTATGGATAGAGCGCGGTAACGCCATTGCGCGCGAGGAACGCGAGGCGTTTGAAAAGGACAAGGAGAAGTCTaagaagcgaccggctggtggttccgcggggcagtcgagttccaAGCGACCCCCTCGGCACCCTAGATCGCAGTGGCGGCAAGATAAGAGCCAGACAAGGAGTCAAATGAGTTCCTTCCCGTGCGTAATTTGCGGTGGGAATCATAGGCCAAGCGAATGTTCTCAGCATGACGGGAGATGTTTCCGATGCGGCCAAGCGGGGCACATGAGATGGGATTGCCCGGGCGGCACGTCACCGGCTCCGTCAGCTGCTTCGGCTCAGTATGCTCCCCGACAGCTCGCCGGACTGCCACCTGtcatgtcggctgggcgcgcttcATCACCGTGa